A genomic region of Candidatus Limnocylindrales bacterium contains the following coding sequences:
- a CDS encoding DUF5309 family protein, producing MAQATTYNQPSNREDLTNFLTILDPEDTPKLSSFPKTPRPSNVYQEWQMDSLAPVDFSGVVEGRDVQAFNNEAENRARIGSYIQRFRRPWAVSEEQEASDPAGIASEKANSKTKAMQEVKRSIEACIGSDNDRQQGNGSVPNKLRALGDWIDSAGPADVPATYRTPSASIDTTATASLTEANFNAVFQSIFQRVGGARKYTLYAGPNLKKAISNFQRATGSNGTTKTYQVTQDAESHRIDLNVSFYEGDFHTVEIIPDLFNGLLDGATPWSVTAQQQARGYVINRELVGIGTMIGMYSRELEDQGGGPRGFVSTTLTLMCKNPAGLGKFAATS from the coding sequence ATGGCTCAAGCCACCACTTACAATCAGCCGTCGAATCGTGAAGACCTCACGAATTTCCTGACGATTCTCGATCCGGAGGACACGCCAAAGCTGTCCTCCTTCCCCAAGACCCCGCGGCCGTCCAACGTCTACCAGGAATGGCAGATGGACAGCCTGGCGCCCGTCGACTTCTCGGGCGTCGTTGAGGGTCGCGACGTCCAAGCCTTCAACAACGAGGCCGAGAACCGCGCCCGCATCGGCTCGTACATCCAGCGCTTCCGCCGCCCGTGGGCGGTCTCGGAGGAGCAGGAGGCGAGCGACCCGGCCGGCATCGCGTCCGAAAAGGCCAACTCGAAGACGAAGGCCATGCAGGAGGTCAAGCGGTCCATCGAAGCCTGCATTGGCTCCGACAACGACCGCCAGCAGGGCAATGGCTCAGTCCCGAACAAGCTCCGCGCCCTCGGTGACTGGATCGACTCGGCGGGCCCGGCGGACGTCCCGGCCACCTACCGCACGCCATCGGCCTCCATCGACACCACGGCGACGGCGTCTCTCACCGAGGCGAACTTCAACGCCGTTTTCCAGAGCATCTTCCAGCGCGTCGGCGGCGCCCGGAAGTACACGCTCTACGCTGGCCCCAACCTCAAGAAGGCGATCAGCAACTTCCAGCGCGCCACCGGCTCGAACGGCACCACGAAGACCTACCAAGTCACGCAGGACGCCGAGTCGCATCGAATCGACCTCAATGTCTCCTTCTACGAGGGCGACTTTCACACGGTCGAAATCATCCCCGACCTGTTCAACGGGCTCCTGGATGGTGCGACGCCCTGGAGCGTCACCGCGCAGCAGCAGGCGCGCGGCTACGTCATCAACCGCGAGTTGGTCGGCATCGGCACGATGATCGGCATGTACTCGCGCGAGCTCGAGGATCAGGGCGGCGGCCCGCGTGGGTTCGTTTCCACGACGCTGACGCTCATGTGCAAGAACCCGGCGGGCTTGGGCAAGTTCGCCGCCACCTCCTAA
- a CDS encoding terminase family protein, with protein sequence MPAGSVHYADHFHPDFGVLWRPPKPRAELETWSLEQLQKYKAARDLIDSHGAGINPVQGWSLPMWKRVQENWTKYNIHVMLGGNQSGKTTFGARATVWAAATIPEAETYCFHVTDKRSIDDQQRFIYEAIPAAIKNLPTKKGTHHSIQYSQKNGFTDGICILPPHPGCRRGGSINFFNYAQYAQNDQIIEGIKAHFIWADETIPMGLFDTLRYRLFTYHGRMLLTFTVIDGWNDTIEKILSRRRTLESAFVGGRINRKLPLIEESLSVDSCCIYYAWTEHNPWTDWNEFMKLNANIPLTELLARGYGVPTKSMSGVFTGFDREVHVVPHENIPFVKDTKYAVTRYMAIDPAGSKSWFMAWVAIDSGGTWWVYREYPDADVWAESSNDPDGKPGPAQKGSKFGIKDYVELIRDAEGEEQIYERYIDPRMGAAEKQSEEGATTIISDLDDQNMTVIPAPGVDEDNGLQLLKGLMRWDETKERDSLNSPRFFVSDRCQNIIFALSEYKKHSRKEATKDPIDALRYIAVSNPEYYELTDMKDDHPTGCY encoded by the coding sequence ATGCCTGCCGGTAGCGTCCATTACGCCGACCATTTCCACCCGGATTTCGGCGTATTGTGGCGACCGCCAAAGCCCCGCGCCGAGCTGGAGACGTGGAGCCTTGAGCAGCTCCAAAAGTACAAGGCTGCGCGCGACCTGATCGACTCTCACGGCGCCGGCATAAATCCCGTTCAGGGGTGGTCACTCCCGATGTGGAAGCGCGTCCAGGAGAATTGGACGAAGTACAATATCCACGTCATGCTCGGCGGGAACCAGAGCGGAAAGACTACATTCGGCGCCCGCGCGACCGTATGGGCCGCAGCGACAATTCCCGAGGCGGAAACGTACTGCTTTCACGTCACGGACAAGCGGTCTATCGATGACCAGCAGCGGTTCATCTACGAGGCGATCCCCGCGGCGATCAAAAACCTTCCGACGAAGAAAGGGACGCATCACAGCATCCAGTATTCGCAGAAGAACGGGTTCACCGACGGCATTTGCATCCTTCCGCCCCACCCTGGATGCCGGCGCGGCGGATCGATCAACTTTTTCAACTACGCGCAGTACGCCCAAAACGACCAGATCATCGAGGGCATCAAGGCGCACTTCATTTGGGCGGATGAAACGATCCCGATGGGCCTCTTCGACACCCTACGGTATCGCCTCTTCACGTACCACGGCCGGATGCTGCTCACGTTCACCGTGATCGACGGCTGGAACGACACCATCGAGAAAATCCTGTCGCGGCGCCGCACGCTCGAGTCGGCATTCGTCGGAGGACGAATCAATCGCAAGCTCCCGCTGATCGAGGAAAGCCTCTCCGTAGACTCGTGCTGCATCTACTACGCGTGGACCGAGCACAACCCATGGACCGACTGGAACGAGTTCATGAAGCTGAACGCGAACATTCCGTTAACGGAACTGCTCGCGCGCGGCTACGGCGTTCCGACCAAAAGCATGTCCGGCGTCTTCACCGGGTTTGACCGCGAGGTCCACGTCGTCCCGCACGAAAACATTCCGTTCGTCAAGGACACAAAATACGCGGTTACGCGTTACATGGCCATAGACCCGGCCGGCTCGAAAAGCTGGTTCATGGCGTGGGTGGCGATTGACTCCGGCGGAACGTGGTGGGTCTACCGCGAGTATCCGGACGCCGACGTTTGGGCCGAATCGAGCAACGATCCCGACGGGAAGCCGGGCCCGGCGCAGAAAGGGTCAAAGTTCGGCATCAAGGATTACGTCGAGCTCATCCGCGACGCAGAGGGAGAGGAGCAAATTTACGAGCGGTACATCGACCCGCGCATGGGCGCTGCGGAAAAGCAGAGCGAGGAAGGCGCGACTACAATAATTTCCGACCTAGACGACCAGAACATGACCGTCATTCCGGCTCCCGGCGTGGACGAGGACAACGGCCTCCAGCTACTCAAGGGGCTTATGCGTTGGGACGAGACGAAGGAGCGCGACTCGCTCAACTCGCCGAGGTTCTTCGTCTCAGATCGGTGCCAGAACATCATCTTCGCGCTCTCGGAGTACAAAAAGCACAGCCGCAAGGAGGCGACGAAAGACCCAATCGACGCCCTGCGCTACATCGCCGTCAGCAATCCAGAGTACTATGAGCTAACGGACATGAAGGACGACCACCCGACGGGGTGTTATTAG
- a CDS encoding class I SAM-dependent methyltransferase: MNGPRPLPGPEVYAGVESLGLDVDRQTWDSTDSPIFAEMIAETQPRTIVEVGSWKGCSAIKMAELTEHLGTKIYCVDTWLASPEHFVRANVDYKFPVSAQGRPLLYEQFLVNVKAAGYADRIIPILNTSHNGAQILKFHSVTAELIFIDGCHDYYPCFADIEQYWPMLTPGVGQMFGDDFRTFPGVFHAVLRFSHERGAKFRESGKHWVMKP, translated from the coding sequence ATGAACGGCCCGCGCCCGCTCCCCGGCCCCGAAGTCTACGCCGGCGTCGAATCCCTCGGCCTCGATGTGGACCGCCAGACGTGGGACTCCACCGACTCCCCCATCTTCGCCGAGATGATCGCCGAGACCCAGCCGCGCACCATCGTCGAGGTCGGCTCATGGAAAGGCTGCTCGGCAATCAAAATGGCCGAGCTGACCGAACACCTCGGGACCAAGATCTACTGCGTCGACACCTGGCTCGCCTCGCCGGAGCACTTCGTACGAGCGAACGTCGATTACAAGTTCCCGGTTTCCGCGCAGGGGCGCCCTCTGCTCTACGAGCAGTTCCTCGTGAATGTGAAGGCGGCCGGTTATGCCGACCGAATCATCCCCATCCTGAACACAAGCCACAACGGGGCGCAGATTCTCAAATTCCACAGCGTCACGGCCGAGCTCATCTTCATAGACGGCTGCCACGACTACTACCCGTGCTTCGCCGACATTGAGCAATACTGGCCGATGTTGACGCCCGGGGTGGGGCAGATGTTCGGCGACGACTTCCGCACGTTCCCCGGCGTGTTCCACGCAGTCCTTCGCTTTTCCCACGAGCGCGGGGCGAAGTTCCGCGAGAGCGGCAAGCATTGGGTGATGAAGCCATGA
- a CDS encoding DNA cytosine methyltransferase, with the protein MISYISVCSGIEAATVAWHPLGWRAAAFSEIEQFPAAVLGEHYPNVPNRGDMTKFKTWPDEPIDLLVGGTPCQAFSIAGLRKGLDDPRGNLTLVFLALARKYRTRWVVWENVPGVLSDRGNAFGQFLFGLGQLGYGWAYRVLDAQYFGVPQRRRRVFVVGYLGDWRRAAAVLFEPESLRGDSAPRREPGQRVAGTVTRGALDGSSPCGGDGRDSFLVTHALRAEGFDASEDGTGRGTPLVPIAFSAKDYGADAGELSPTLRAGGHTGSHANGGVMPAVAFQECVTGVREYPEAGTLRAGGPGHDPVGTRLRIGMSVRRVTPRECERLQGFPDDYTRIMYRGKLAADGPRYKALGNSMAVPVMRWIGQRIAIADTL; encoded by the coding sequence GTGATCTCCTACATCTCAGTTTGCAGCGGAATCGAGGCGGCGACTGTGGCGTGGCACCCGCTCGGCTGGCGCGCCGCCGCGTTCTCGGAGATCGAGCAATTCCCTGCGGCGGTGCTGGGCGAACACTACCCGAACGTCCCAAACCGGGGCGACATGACCAAATTCAAAACATGGCCCGATGAACCAATCGACCTTCTTGTTGGAGGAACCCCCTGCCAGGCGTTCAGCATCGCCGGCCTGCGCAAAGGACTGGATGACCCGCGCGGTAATCTCACCCTCGTCTTTCTTGCTCTGGCTCGAAAGTATCGGACCCGCTGGGTGGTGTGGGAGAACGTCCCCGGAGTGTTATCTGATCGAGGAAATGCGTTCGGCCAATTCCTCTTTGGCTTGGGGCAACTCGGGTATGGGTGGGCCTACCGGGTGCTTGACGCTCAATACTTCGGAGTTCCCCAGCGACGCCGTCGCGTCTTCGTTGTCGGATATCTTGGAGACTGGCGACGTGCCGCAGCGGTTCTTTTTGAGCCCGAAAGCCTGCGCGGGGATTCTGCGCCGCGCCGCGAACCGGGCCAAAGAGTTGCCGGAACGGTTACGCGTGGCGCTCTCGATGGTAGCAGCCCGTGCGGTGGGGACGGCAGAGACTCCTTCCTCGTGACACACGCGCTTCGCGCCGAAGGATTCGACGCGAGCGAAGACGGAACGGGGCGTGGCACGCCGCTGGTGCCGATTGCCTTTTCGGCGAAAGACTATGGTGCCGACGCCGGCGAACTGAGTCCGACGCTGCGCGCTGGCGGCCACACCGGCAGTCACGCCAACGGAGGAGTCATGCCGGCCGTTGCCTTTCAGGAGTGCGTGACTGGCGTCCGAGAATATCCCGAGGCAGGCACGCTGCGCGCCGGCGGCCCTGGGCATGATCCGGTCGGGACGCGGCTGCGTATCGGGATGTCCGTGCGTCGGGTCACCCCGCGCGAGTGCGAGCGCCTGCAAGGCTTTCCCGACGACTACACCCGCATCATGTATCGCGGAAAACTCGCGGCTGACGGCCCGCGTTACAAGGCGCTGGGAAACTCCATGGCGGTCCCCGTCATGCGCTGGATCGGCCAGCGCATCGCGATCGCCGACACCCTCTAG
- a CDS encoding DUF1328 family protein, with protein MLEYALAFLIVAILCGVVGFSGATGVVVFIAKIGFIVFLVLFLLALVFEWPRRR; from the coding sequence ATGCTCGAATACGCTCTCGCATTCCTGATCGTCGCCATTCTGTGCGGCGTCGTTGGTTTCAGCGGCGCCACAGGCGTCGTCGTCTTCATCGCCAAGATCGGCTTCATCGTATTCCTCGTCCTTTTCCTACTCGCGTTGGTGTTCGAGTGGCCGCGTCGGCGCTGA
- the dnaB gene encoding replicative DNA helicase: protein MTTTHHTLGAAALGRTLPNSIEAEENLLSCCLLDGADVISRCLEARISTESFYEQKHGTIFEKMVELYNRQAPIEVSVVAEELKTERRLDAIGGYSFLTKVSARIPTTAQASYFIEKVREQALLREIIRTATKAVEGCYNFSGGIDEFVDDIERQMFAVTQTRISDRMQRAAQIVPDALAVIDSMVQRKGEKTGVCSGFTDLDQLTWGFQRADLIILAARPSMGKTALALNIAENISAPTKGAGSPVLVFSLEMTATQLVQRMLCSRSRVNMKLLRDGFLSRGGDEQLRLVNAADEMKRAPLFIDDSSTITVSTIRARARRVHARHPLAFIVVDYLQLMAPSKSDVPREQQVAEASRGLKALAKELNVPVMVLSQLNRAADKESRPPRLSDLRESGAIEQDADVVLLMARPAAAGDQFQVATDTTELIVAKQRNGPVGTIKLTFLRDITRFQNFHN from the coding sequence ATGACGACCACCCACCACACTCTCGGCGCGGCCGCGCTTGGGCGCACATTGCCCAATTCGATTGAGGCCGAGGAGAACTTGCTCTCGTGCTGCCTGCTCGACGGGGCCGACGTCATTTCGCGCTGCCTGGAGGCCCGCATCTCCACGGAGTCATTTTACGAGCAGAAGCACGGCACCATTTTCGAGAAGATGGTTGAGCTCTACAACCGCCAGGCACCTATCGAGGTGTCGGTGGTCGCGGAGGAGCTGAAGACCGAGCGGCGCCTCGACGCTATCGGGGGGTACTCGTTCCTGACCAAGGTGTCTGCTCGCATCCCGACAACCGCACAAGCCTCGTACTTCATCGAGAAGGTGCGCGAACAAGCCCTCTTGCGCGAGATCATACGCACGGCGACCAAGGCCGTTGAGGGTTGTTACAACTTCTCGGGCGGCATCGACGAGTTTGTTGACGACATCGAGCGCCAGATGTTCGCCGTAACCCAGACCCGCATCTCGGACCGAATGCAGCGCGCCGCGCAGATTGTCCCAGACGCGCTCGCTGTGATCGACAGCATGGTTCAACGCAAGGGCGAGAAGACCGGCGTGTGCTCCGGGTTCACGGATCTGGACCAACTCACGTGGGGATTCCAGCGCGCCGACCTCATCATCCTTGCCGCGCGCCCCAGCATGGGAAAGACGGCCTTGGCCCTCAATATCGCCGAGAACATCTCGGCGCCGACCAAGGGTGCAGGCTCGCCGGTTCTCGTCTTCTCGCTCGAGATGACGGCTACGCAACTCGTCCAGCGGATGCTGTGTAGCCGGAGCCGCGTGAACATGAAGCTGCTGCGCGACGGATTCCTGAGCAGGGGCGGCGACGAACAACTGCGCCTCGTAAATGCTGCCGACGAAATGAAGCGCGCGCCGCTTTTCATTGACGACTCCAGCACCATCACGGTCTCGACCATCCGCGCCCGCGCCCGCCGCGTGCATGCGCGCCATCCGCTGGCGTTCATCGTCGTTGATTACCTTCAGCTAATGGCACCGTCCAAGTCTGACGTGCCGCGCGAGCAGCAGGTGGCCGAAGCCTCCCGCGGCCTCAAGGCACTTGCGAAGGAGCTCAACGTCCCGGTCATGGTGTTGTCGCAGCTCAATCGCGCCGCCGACAAGGAGAGTCGGCCGCCGCGCCTCTCCGATCTGCGCGAGTCCGGCGCCATCGAGCAGGACGCCGACGTCGTGCTCCTCATGGCGCGTCCCGCAGCCGCAGGAGATCAGTTCCAGGTAGCGACCGACACGACCGAACTGATCGTCGCCAAGCAGCGCAACGGGCCCGTTGGAACGATTAAGCTGACGTTCCTCCGCGATATCACCCGGTTCCAGAATTTCCACAACTGA
- a CDS encoding YqaJ viral recombinase family protein, with amino-acid sequence MKIHDHKQGSSAWLMARAGIFTASELDNLITPEWKPRTGQTPDTYIYRKVAEHLCCFPLDTGSSWAMEQGVILETEALPWFEFSQGVTVRRVGFITNDDGTFGCSPDGLIDGDEDSDDFGGIEIKCPQPATHVRYLDNGELPKEYAAQVHGSMYVTGRSWWKFLSYSRQLPPLLLTIHRDERIIAAIRAALSSAQQTYNSRLSKLQSLKSAHEAPLKAAYEAKIREWELTGKIP; translated from the coding sequence GTGAAGATCCACGATCACAAGCAGGGCTCTTCCGCTTGGCTAATGGCCCGCGCCGGCATCTTCACGGCGTCCGAGCTCGACAACCTCATCACGCCCGAGTGGAAGCCGCGCACCGGCCAGACCCCCGACACGTACATTTACCGCAAGGTAGCCGAACATCTCTGCTGCTTCCCATTGGACACCGGCTCCTCGTGGGCGATGGAGCAGGGCGTTATCCTCGAGACCGAGGCACTCCCGTGGTTCGAGTTCTCCCAAGGCGTCACGGTGCGGCGCGTCGGCTTCATCACGAACGACGATGGCACGTTTGGCTGCTCGCCGGACGGGCTGATCGACGGCGACGAAGATAGCGATGATTTCGGCGGCATCGAGATCAAGTGCCCACAGCCGGCGACCCACGTCCGCTACCTCGACAACGGCGAGCTGCCCAAGGAGTACGCCGCCCAAGTCCACGGCTCCATGTACGTCACCGGCCGCTCATGGTGGAAGTTCCTCTCCTACTCGCGCCAGCTCCCGCCGCTGCTCCTCACGATCCACCGCGACGAGCGCATCATCGCCGCAATTCGCGCCGCTCTTTCCTCCGCACAGCAAACCTACAACTCCCGCCTCTCGAAACTGCAATCGCTCAAATCCGCCCACGAAGCCCCGCTCAAGGCCGCATACGAGGCCAAAATCCGCGAGTGGGAACTGACGGGCAAGATCCCCTAA
- a CDS encoding ERF family protein: MATAPAAQLAPAPTRSGPSVGEMLGAVIEKGVTQENVAAIEKLVGLYERMEEKAAERQFNAAFVALQADLPVIVASTVIPNRGKYERYEDVMRVVAPLLVKHGFTVSFTMGFREGRVLETCHLRHVGGHSQSNSFAVRTGRADSETQADCKAATTAKRNALLNALNIVIRQDAYQDEDGDASLDGAFIAPDKALYLRELVRETKADEAKFLRYAGADKYEEIPASRYDVLVAELHRRKRS, encoded by the coding sequence TTGGCCACCGCGCCGGCCGCACAACTCGCCCCCGCGCCCACGCGCTCCGGCCCTTCCGTCGGTGAAATGCTCGGCGCCGTCATCGAAAAGGGCGTAACCCAAGAGAACGTCGCCGCCATCGAGAAGCTGGTGGGGCTCTACGAGCGGATGGAGGAAAAGGCTGCTGAGCGCCAGTTCAATGCCGCCTTCGTCGCGCTCCAGGCCGATCTTCCCGTCATCGTCGCTTCCACGGTCATACCGAATCGCGGCAAGTACGAGCGGTACGAGGATGTCATGCGCGTGGTTGCGCCCCTGCTCGTGAAGCACGGCTTCACGGTATCCTTCACGATGGGCTTCCGCGAGGGTCGCGTGCTCGAGACATGCCACCTGCGCCACGTTGGCGGTCACTCGCAGTCCAATTCCTTCGCCGTCCGTACCGGCCGCGCCGACTCCGAGACCCAAGCCGACTGCAAGGCGGCGACGACCGCCAAGCGGAATGCCCTGCTCAACGCGCTCAACATCGTCATCCGGCAGGACGCCTACCAAGACGAAGACGGCGACGCGTCACTCGACGGCGCTTTCATTGCGCCGGACAAGGCGCTGTATCTGCGCGAACTGGTGAGGGAGACGAAGGCGGACGAGGCGAAGTTCCTGCGGTACGCTGGCGCCGACAAGTATGAGGAGATTCCTGCGTCCCGCTACGACGTGCTCGTGGCAGAGCTGCACCGGAGGAAGCGGTCGTGA